A single window of Venturia canescens isolate UGA chromosome 3, ASM1945775v1, whole genome shotgun sequence DNA harbors:
- the LOC122408388 gene encoding uncharacterized protein has translation MLVCRRLLIAAAIAASVEASAVSASFPDITGPEYTAAGYAVYSGATPIGASSGNILAGSTSTTTSSSGSGCRPSEFSCTNGRCVAQDKYCDGEDDCGDKTDEPRYCSPCNRTLYGDVGRTYEVEVRRPREDRLPFLCHLNFTAAGGDLGDLVQLTFDTFTVGRFLSFTNEGCPDGFMSIREMGRPATGGQWCGSAWGYTVYYSETPSINLTLYLSRLSEQGIGYNFDFKLSYKFLKRSEAHLRYGNSSMATWRGELVNGTYCDRVLTRCDTRACRLQSPNYPGVYPRNVTCYYRVEHNRPPPGHRALLAVSQRNSHKIHIKDQVVKYDRSQRILRVWDQCNVVQDYLTVYDGGSTTDRVLVRLCGGDAVPDIVSSHNTMLLEFHTSPYDNPFHPVPLSFLPGFELEVQVLFVDEKSRSFVKENDNCDFHISSYDSPSGILENPKHSLPPNTTCRYHFQGKPNEIVWISFVKYYAASTDPAASIDDANTDCNAKLLIWDGDHSTDKQTSRKNVKLMGQFCKDDIPLLCDHSLLRNSSRHTRPCSHSESYVSSGRDLTLEHILRQGSALYPISFVLRYEFVHDSLSCHLVFSASSTGASSGSGSVSSAGSKTSGSSGKFSSPKSVFFYGRGGAQNLSCVYRFEAEVDQRIELTIARASFGDKRCTSYIDPLIDRWACDGQSPEETKKNGRAELLVSEYPWTGVELLRDCLCSNVTERIVLKSLTSNVVEMKFVVSRMNVTQDYDNYFFEGEYRFVPSNELREDQSCPTKLEERKLRGTSGEISLRSPLPRAVGGIAAVEEILPNTEDLTAAQCVNEPWLIEPEDVRMNFLYLRTSGFAINADNIEECTTLNRIIVYSAANTKDRSVICPEGGNDLARTVDFFSGGWNYSLINDTPPVNAMMQHSRSFVVEFLQREPGFYALTWIAISKRATATSLGSNPFALGPTEDCPYRCPEIQACISSVLWCDGVRHCPSGFDEEEVNCSYQFGVTLLYIAVGAGALGIFLILLLATGCLKYCLYRHKARKKKKNVALSVNHLHVNHTHHNNGLTGSRLGGRYNLATPQEMYLENCGKDSIC, from the exons ATGTTGGTGTGCCGGCGGTTGCTGATCGCAGCAGCGATCGCGGCCTCGGTCGAGGCCTCGGCTGTGTCCGCTAGTTTTCCCGATATCACTGGACCCGAATACACAGCAGCCGGGTACGCCGTTTACTCGGGCGCCACGCCAATCGGTGCCTCGTCCGGTAATATCCTCGCCGGAAGCACCTCCACTACTACCTCGTCTTCCGGCTCGGGCTGTCGACCCTCCGAATTCTCCTGCACAAACGGTCGCTGCGTAGCTCAGGACAAATATTGCGACGGCGAAGATGACTGCGGCGACAAAACGGACGAACCCAGATATTGTTCCC CTTGCAACAGAACTCTGTACGGGGACGTGGGTCGAACCTACGAGGTGGAGGTTCGTCGGCCGAGGGAAGATCGATTACCTTTTCTCTGCCACCTCAACTTCACTGCCGCCGGAGGTGACCTCGGCGATTTAGTTCAG TTAACGTTCGACACCTTTACCGTGGGTCGCTTCCTATCGTTCACTAACGAAGGCTGTCCGGACGGATTCATGTCGATAAGGGAAATGGGTCGCCCGGCGACCGGTGGTCAATGGTGCGGAAGTGCGTGGGGTTACACCGTCTATTACAGCGAGACACCTTCGATAAATCTCACTCTTTACCTCTCGCGCCTCTCCGAACAG GGTATTGGTTACAACTTCGATTTCAAGCTTTCGTACAAGTTCTTGAAACGGAGCGAGGCACATCTGAGGTACGGTAACAGCAGCATGGCTACGTGGCGCGGTGAACTCGTGAACGGAACTTATTGCGATCGAGTTCTCACGAGGTGCGATACACGAGCTTGTCGTCTTCAATCACCAAACTATCCGGGTGTTTATCCGCGAAACGTGACTTGTTATTATCGAGTGGAGCACAATCGACCACCGCCAGGCCACCGAGCACTTCTCGCGGTTAGCCAACGAAATAGTCACAAAATACACATAAAAGATCAAGTCGTCAAGTACGACAGGAGCCAGCGAATATTGAg AGTATGGGATCAGTGCAACGTGGTGCAAGACTATTTGACGGTTTACGACGGTGGCTCAACGACCGACAGAGTTCTCGTGAGACTTTGCGGTGGGGATGCAGTGCCTGACATAGTCAGCAGTCATAACACGATGCTCCTTGAATTTCACACATCGCCATACGACAATCCTTTTCACCCAGTACCATTGTCATTTCTTCCGGGTTTCGAGCTCGAAGTTCAG GTTCTCTTCGTCGACGAAAAATCACGGAGTTTCGTCAAGGAAAACGATAACTGCGACTTCCATATATCGAGCTACGACAGTCCCTCGGGAATACTCGAAAATCCGAAGCACTCTCTGCCACCGAACACAACCTGTCGTTACCACTTCCAGGGAAAGCCCAACGAGATCGTTTGGATCTCTTTTGTGAAATATTACGCTGCCAGTACTGATCCAGCTGCCAGTATAGACGATGCCAACACCGATTGTAACGCGAAACTGCTCATCTGGGACGGCGATCATTCGACGGATAAACAAACCTCGAGAAAG AACGTCAAGCTGATGGGTCAATTTTGCAAGGACGATATTCCGCTGCTGTGCGATCACAGTCTTTTGCGAAACAGTAGTCGCCACACTCGGCCTTGCAGTCATTCGGAGAGTTACGTATCGTCGGGTCGTGATTTGACGCTGGAGCACATATTGCGTCAAGGTAGCGCTCTTTATCCGATAAGTTTCGTGTTGCGGTACGAGTTCGTGCACGATTCGTTGTCGTGTCACTTGGTGTTTTCGGCGAGTTCGACAGGGGCGTCATCGGGGTCAGGGTCGGTGTCGTCAGCCGGGTCGAAGACTTCCGGTTCATCTGGTAAATTTTCGTCGCCGAAAAGCGTGTTTTTTTACGGGCGAGGTGGAGCTCAAAATTTGAGTTGCGTGTATCGTTTCGAGGCGGAGGTCGATCAGAGAATCGAGTTGACGATAGCGAGGGCGTCGTTCGGTGACAAGCGTTGCACTTCTTACATCGATCCGTTGATCGATCGTTGGGCCTGCGACGGTCAATCGCCGgaagaaacgaagaagaaCGGGAGAGCGGAGTTGCTCGTGTCCGAGTATCCTTGGACGGGGGTTGAATTGCTTCGGGATTGCTTGTGCTCGAACGTGACCGAGAGGATCGTCTTGAAGAGTCTGACCTCGAACGTCGTCGAGATGAAATTTGTCGTATCGCGAATGAACGTTACGCAGGATTACGATAATTACTTTTTCGAGGGGGAATATCGATTCGTGCCGAGCAACGAGCTGCGCGAGGATCAATCCTGTCCGACGAAGCTCGAGGAGCGGAAATTGCGCGGTACCAGCGGCGAAATTTCTCTGAGGAGCCCGCTGCCACGCGCCGTCGGCGGTATCGCTGCTGTCGAAGAAATTTTACCCAACACCGAGGACTTGACCGCCGCCCAATGCGTCAACGAACCCTGGCTCATCGAACCCGAGGACGTCaggatgaattttttgtatcTCCGGACTTCCGGGTTCGCCATCAACGCTGATAACATCGAGGAGTGTACCACCCTCAATCGCATCATCGTATATTCCGCTGCCAACACCAAAGACCGAAGCGTCATTTGTCCCGAGGGTGGCAACGACCTTGCACGAACTGTCGACTTTTTCTCCGGTGGCTGGAATTACAGCCTCATCAACGATACTCCCCCCGTCAACGCGATGATGCAACACTCCAGAAGCTTCGTCGTTGAATTCCTTCAACGCGAACCTGGATTTTACGCCCTCACTTGGATCGCCATCTCGAAAAGAGCCACCGCCACTAGTCTCGGCTCTAACCCTTTCGCTCTTGGTCCGACCGAGGACTGTCCGTACAG GTGTCCGGAGATCCAAGCTTGCATAAGCTCGGTCCTTTGGTGCGACGGTGTGCGCCACTGTCCCTCGGGTTTCGACGAGGAAGAAGTTAATTGTTCTTATCAGTTCGGGGTGACGTTACTGTACATCGCGGTGGGGGCTGGTGCAttgggaatttttttgattctcTTGTTGGCGACCGGTTGCTTGAAATATTGTTTGTACCGGCACAAGGCTcgtaagaaaaagaaaaacgtggCGCTGAGCGTGAACCACCTTCACGTGAATCATACTCATCACAACAACGGTTTGACCGGCAGTCGTTTGGGCGGACGTTACAATTTGGCAACGCCGCAGGAAATGTATCTCGAGAATTGTGGCAAGGACAGCATTTGTTGA